The following coding sequences are from one Diospyros lotus cultivar Yz01 chromosome 7, ASM1463336v1, whole genome shotgun sequence window:
- the LOC127806550 gene encoding uncharacterized protein LOC127806550, which produces MAESNKDLLELEGKNLSSSTIESKLIVCKSNDLSQNQNQKPKPNGKGMPFSSSVPKSQVIGKVKDFLGVISEANERLQDDVVNNAKDYDIEVLTGNESEYIEMDLMLGVADLHTPEAIAAAESAIAGYQAMTSLATSSSSETESEASSNNSSDSDDDDVTCSPSNSKRDMSPVDDSSSIPSRNQKLRKRPKIVELL; this is translated from the exons ATGGCTGAAAGCAACAAAGATCTTCTGGAATTGGAAGGAAAGAATTTGTCGTCTTCAACTATAG AATCGAAGCTTATTGTCTGCAAAAGCAATGACTTGAGTCAGAATCAGAACCAAAAACCTAAACCCAATGGAAAAGGGATGcccttctcttcttctgttCCTAAAAGCCAAG TTATTGGAAAAGTGAAAGATTTCTTAGGAGTTATATCTGAAGCAAATGAAAGGTTACAGGATGATGTAGTG AATAATGCCAAAGATTATGATATTGAAGTGCTTACTGGGAATGAATCTGAATACATTGAAATG GATTTGATGCTGGGTGTTGCTGATTTGCATACACCTGAGGCCATTGCCGCTGCTGAGTCTGCAATAGCTGGCTATCAAGCCATGACTTCTTTGGCAACTTCTAGTAGTAGTGAAACAGAATCAGAAGCTAGCAGCAACAATAGCAGTGACAGTGACGATGATGATGTCACATGTTCTCCCTCAAATTCTAAAAGAGACATGTCCCCTGTTGATGATTCTTCAAGCATACCATCTAGAAACCAAAAGCTGAGAAAAAGGCCAAAGATTGTTGAGCTCTTGTAG